A stretch of the Bradyrhizobium arachidis genome encodes the following:
- a CDS encoding lytic transglycosylase domain-containing protein, which produces MRFVVAALAAFLVLMLDLDGPSDQVSITSSQLSHSPISQAFLNAISLKDMARFESAEASEEPSASSQDEQRDDVSQATEPEAEPAQVSAQETFCHALREAAETSGIPVPFFARLLWQESRFRSDEVSHAGAQGVAQFMPETAAEVGLDDPFDPMKALPASAKLLSKLRDDFGNLGLAAAAYNAGSGRIQKWLARQSELPRETRDYVRIITGTKAEDWTVESDTLAIRVDLPREAPCEGVGGLSKTRDVTFVRAFITPSMTAIIRKAEAMQLATRLTANRARKRLVLLLKKGKARSMIAARAAGKGAKSRPIHLASRARSSG; this is translated from the coding sequence ATGCGATTTGTCGTCGCGGCGCTTGCCGCGTTTCTTGTTCTGATGCTCGATCTCGACGGCCCGTCCGATCAGGTCTCGATCACCTCATCCCAACTCTCCCACAGCCCTATATCGCAAGCCTTTCTGAACGCCATTTCCTTGAAGGACATGGCGCGCTTCGAAAGCGCGGAGGCTAGCGAGGAGCCCAGCGCATCATCGCAGGACGAACAGCGCGATGACGTTTCGCAAGCGACAGAACCCGAGGCTGAGCCTGCACAGGTATCTGCCCAGGAGACGTTCTGCCACGCCTTGCGCGAAGCCGCCGAGACAAGCGGAATCCCCGTGCCGTTCTTTGCGCGCCTGCTGTGGCAGGAGAGCCGCTTCCGCTCCGACGAAGTCAGCCACGCCGGTGCACAGGGCGTCGCGCAATTCATGCCGGAGACCGCCGCGGAAGTCGGGCTCGACGATCCCTTCGACCCCATGAAGGCATTACCGGCGTCCGCAAAATTGCTGAGCAAGCTGCGCGACGATTTCGGCAATCTCGGCCTTGCCGCGGCCGCCTACAACGCCGGGAGCGGCCGCATCCAGAAATGGCTGGCGAGGCAAAGCGAGTTGCCGCGCGAAACGCGCGACTATGTGCGGATCATCACGGGCACCAAGGCCGAAGACTGGACCGTGGAGTCCGACACCCTCGCGATTCGCGTCGACCTGCCCCGCGAAGCCCCGTGCGAGGGCGTCGGCGGCCTCTCCAAAACGCGGGACGTGACGTTCGTCCGGGCGTTCATCACACCGTCCATGACGGCGATCATCCGCAAGGCCGAGGCCATGCAACTGGCGACACGGTTGACGGCCAACCGCGCACGCAAGCGGCTCGTGCTGTTGCTGAAGAAGGGCAAGGCGCGCAGCATGATCGCGGCTCGCGCCGCCGGAAAGGGCGCGAAGAGCCGCCCCATCCATCTTGCCTCGCGCGCGCGCTCGTCCGGTTAA
- a CDS encoding cupin domain-containing protein, which yields MAQESNGAFIRNIAEVPWREFPNHFGGALSKPLVMPENSGSRHIDYRISMYQPMAYVARHHHKVQEQVYHVLEGEGLMEIAGKNHVVRKHDVIFLPPGVEHAISNSGLVDLVFLVVTSPVTDDEKPV from the coding sequence ATGGCTCAAGAAAGCAACGGCGCCTTCATCCGCAACATCGCCGAAGTGCCCTGGCGCGAATTTCCCAACCACTTTGGCGGGGCGCTTTCGAAGCCGCTGGTGATGCCGGAGAACTCCGGCTCACGGCACATCGACTATCGCATCTCGATGTACCAGCCGATGGCCTATGTCGCGCGCCACCATCACAAGGTGCAGGAGCAGGTTTATCACGTGCTCGAAGGTGAGGGGCTGATGGAGATCGCGGGGAAGAACCATGTCGTGCGCAAGCACGACGTGATCTTCCTGCCGCCCGGCGTCGAGCATGCGATCTCGAATTCCGGGCTCGTCGATCTCGTCTTCCTCGTCGTGACATCGCCGGTGACGGACGACGAGAAGCCAGTGTGA
- a CDS encoding SDR family oxidoreductase has translation MMLAGKKVVVVGGSSGIGLATAELAKKQGADVIIASRNAAKLDAVAERLNVIAIPADVTSDQSVADLFRRIGPVDHVVLTAAQLKTGPFKTVAMDDVRATMEGKFWGAWRVAREADIRPGGSLTLVTGFLSVRPRPNSAIISAANGALESLARALALDLAPVRVNAVSPGVIDTPIRAAMPEAARREMLDRIAASLPVRRVGAGEDIAQQIVSFMANGFATGSIAYIDGGALVN, from the coding sequence ATGATGCTTGCTGGCAAGAAAGTCGTCGTGGTCGGAGGCTCATCCGGCATTGGCCTTGCAACGGCTGAACTCGCGAAGAAGCAGGGCGCCGACGTGATCATCGCCTCGCGCAACGCGGCGAAGCTCGATGCGGTGGCTGAGCGGCTGAACGTGATCGCGATTCCGGCCGACGTCACCAGCGATCAGAGCGTTGCGGACCTGTTTCGCCGCATCGGACCAGTCGATCACGTCGTGCTGACCGCGGCCCAGCTCAAGACGGGACCGTTCAAGACGGTGGCGATGGATGACGTGCGGGCGACAATGGAAGGGAAATTCTGGGGCGCCTGGCGCGTAGCGCGCGAGGCCGATATCCGCCCGGGCGGCTCGCTGACGCTGGTCACGGGTTTTCTCAGCGTGCGACCGCGGCCGAACTCGGCCATCATCAGCGCGGCGAACGGCGCGCTGGAGTCGCTTGCGCGCGCGCTGGCACTCGATCTGGCGCCGGTACGCGTCAACGCCGTGTCGCCCGGCGTGATCGATACCCCGATCCGCGCCGCAATGCCGGAGGCGGCACGACGCGAGATGCTGGACAGGATCGCGGCCTCGTTGCCGGTCCGGCGCGTCGGCGCGGGTGAGGATATCGCACAGCAAATCGTGAGTTTCATGGCCAATGGATTTGCGACGGGATCGATCGCCTATATCGACGGCGGCGCGCTCGTGAACTGA
- a CDS encoding thiamine pyrophosphate-binding protein gives MSRNMLNGAQVIVDYLIQEKVPQVFGLCGHGNIQLIDALYERSSDIKTISVHHESVAGFMADVYYRVSGRPTATFTSCGPGSANLPISLANAYLDSVPFMAITGNVPTSQFNRGAFQEMYRHYQADFPSTVRSICKKVFQPTRGEMVPLAVRQAWKTMITGRPGPVVVDVPFDVFMEPAAEEAPKAIEWNANISSRCGADPEGVVKAVDMLLAAERPVMLVGQGVRYGGAAEELRRLAERLQIPVAASASGLGALDVNHPLALGLVARAGHYQANHATRQADVLLALGVRFDDRTSSSWIPGYSFTIPPTRLIHVDIDPEEIGRNYPVALGLMADVRTFLRQVHAELDRRDSLGKKEDARKKWLAQIDGYRKEWDKFVAPGFSDDSTPINPQRAAVEIDKALPEDTILVSDIGVHHNWLLGFCKPKRPDSLIGSMGFGPMGFGVAGVMGAKFAAPDRPCVSVCGDGAFFMHANVLGTAVEYNLPVVWVVWNNYAYASIRGLQRGYLGGRELATDFKHPETGERYNPDFAAMARSCGVEGVRVDRAGDIGEAIRKGIAANKPYLIDVDIAADVNPAGAGVWELPGLGQSKASIGTRFQPG, from the coding sequence ATGTCGCGAAACATGCTCAATGGCGCGCAGGTCATTGTCGACTATCTGATCCAGGAGAAGGTGCCGCAGGTGTTCGGCCTGTGCGGCCACGGCAATATCCAGCTCATCGACGCGCTGTACGAGCGTTCGTCCGATATCAAGACCATCTCCGTGCACCATGAGAGCGTCGCCGGCTTCATGGCCGACGTCTACTATCGCGTCTCCGGCCGGCCGACCGCGACCTTCACATCCTGCGGTCCGGGCTCGGCGAACCTGCCGATCTCGCTCGCCAACGCCTATCTCGATTCCGTGCCGTTCATGGCGATCACTGGCAACGTGCCGACCAGCCAGTTCAATCGCGGCGCGTTCCAGGAGATGTACCGGCACTACCAGGCCGACTTCCCCTCGACCGTGCGCTCGATCTGCAAAAAAGTGTTTCAGCCGACGCGCGGCGAGATGGTGCCGCTCGCGGTGCGGCAAGCCTGGAAGACCATGATCACGGGACGGCCCGGGCCGGTCGTAGTCGACGTGCCCTTCGACGTCTTCATGGAACCGGCCGCGGAGGAAGCGCCGAAGGCGATCGAATGGAATGCGAACATTTCCAGCCGCTGCGGCGCCGATCCCGAAGGCGTCGTGAAGGCGGTCGACATGCTGCTCGCGGCCGAGCGACCGGTGATGCTGGTCGGGCAGGGCGTGCGTTACGGCGGCGCGGCCGAAGAGTTGCGGCGGCTCGCCGAGCGGCTGCAGATCCCGGTTGCGGCATCGGCCTCCGGCCTCGGCGCGCTCGACGTCAACCATCCGCTCGCGCTCGGGCTTGTCGCGCGCGCCGGACACTATCAGGCCAACCACGCGACACGGCAGGCCGATGTGCTGCTCGCGCTCGGCGTGCGCTTCGACGATCGCACCTCGAGCTCGTGGATTCCCGGCTATTCCTTCACTATCCCGCCGACGAGACTGATCCACGTCGATATCGATCCCGAGGAAATCGGCCGCAACTATCCGGTCGCGCTCGGCCTGATGGCCGATGTCCGCACCTTCCTGCGCCAGGTTCATGCCGAACTCGATCGCCGCGACAGCCTCGGCAAGAAGGAAGACGCGCGCAAGAAGTGGCTGGCGCAGATCGATGGTTACCGCAAGGAGTGGGACAAGTTCGTCGCACCAGGCTTTTCCGACGACTCCACGCCGATCAATCCGCAGCGCGCCGCCGTCGAGATCGACAAGGCGCTGCCGGAGGACACCATCCTCGTCTCCGACATCGGCGTGCACCACAACTGGCTGCTCGGCTTCTGCAAGCCGAAGCGGCCGGACTCGCTGATCGGCTCGATGGGCTTTGGTCCGATGGGCTTTGGCGTCGCCGGCGTGATGGGCGCGAAATTCGCAGCGCCCGATCGTCCCTGCGTGTCGGTGTGCGGTGATGGCGCGTTCTTCATGCACGCCAACGTGCTGGGCACCGCGGTCGAATACAATCTGCCTGTGGTCTGGGTGGTCTGGAACAACTACGCCTATGCGTCGATCCGCGGCCTGCAGCGCGGCTATCTCGGCGGGCGCGAACTTGCGACCGATTTCAAGCACCCGGAGACAGGCGAGCGGTACAATCCGGATTTCGCGGCGATGGCGCGCTCCTGCGGCGTCGAGGGCGTGCGGGTCGATCGCGCCGGCGACATCGGCGAGGCGATTCGGAAGGGTATCGCCGCCAACAAGCCGTATCTGATCGACGTCGACATTGCCGCTGATGTCAATCCCGCCGGTGCCGGCGTGTGGGAATTGCCGGGCCTCGGCCAGAGCAAGGCCAGCATCGGCACGCGCTTTCAACCGGGCTGA
- a CDS encoding IclR family transcriptional regulator, which produces MRSRTKTKTSDKPSEKTGEKPAAARKAAIAELVPQAGQDDDPEDRQRGGGVQSLGRAFSILEEVARHREGIGLAELSKLVGLHNSTTFHLAKTLVSLGYLRQEKDNKRYRVGRPLFALAASALDEIEMVNVATPVLEDLSRETGESGHFAVRMGDAVVVIARTSGPGAFQLTDRVGVVRPAHCTALGKIILASLRPEQLKRFIDRAELKPSTPKSITDAGVLTREIAEVQRTGVAFDDGEFNPEVRCVAVPVTDFTGKVIGALGISGPIWRLSNQALHASAQVVQAAANRLSAEFGAKPVASKAVAKKV; this is translated from the coding sequence TTGAGATCGCGCACCAAGACCAAGACAAGCGACAAGCCGAGTGAGAAGACCGGAGAGAAGCCGGCGGCCGCACGCAAAGCCGCGATCGCCGAACTTGTCCCGCAAGCCGGTCAGGACGATGACCCCGAGGATCGGCAGCGCGGCGGCGGCGTCCAGTCGCTCGGCCGTGCTTTCTCCATTCTCGAAGAGGTGGCGCGGCATCGCGAGGGCATCGGTCTTGCCGAACTCAGCAAGCTCGTCGGCCTGCATAATTCGACGACCTTTCACCTCGCGAAGACGCTGGTGTCACTCGGCTATCTCCGCCAGGAGAAAGACAACAAGCGCTACCGCGTCGGCCGGCCACTGTTTGCACTTGCGGCCAGCGCGCTCGACGAGATCGAGATGGTGAATGTCGCGACCCCTGTGCTCGAGGATCTCTCGCGCGAGACCGGCGAAAGCGGCCATTTTGCGGTGCGCATGGGCGATGCCGTCGTCGTCATCGCGCGCACCAGCGGACCCGGTGCGTTTCAACTGACCGACCGCGTCGGCGTGGTGCGTCCCGCCCATTGCACAGCGCTGGGCAAGATCATCCTGGCTTCGCTTCGCCCCGAACAACTCAAGCGCTTCATCGATCGCGCCGAGCTAAAGCCGTCGACGCCAAAATCCATCACCGATGCCGGCGTGTTGACGCGCGAGATCGCCGAGGTGCAACGCACCGGCGTAGCCTTCGACGATGGCGAGTTCAATCCCGAAGTCCGCTGCGTCGCGGTGCCCGTCACCGATTTCACCGGCAAGGTGATCGGCGCGCTCGGCATTTCCGGCCCGATCTGGCGGCTGTCGAACCAGGCACTGCATGCAAGCGCGCAGGTCGTGCAGGCCGCGGCAAACCGCCTCTCCGCCGAATTCGGCGCCAAGCCCGTCGCCTCCAAGGCAGTTGCGAAAAAGGTCTGA
- a CDS encoding ABC transporter substrate-binding protein encodes MTRTSRRTLLKGGAAFAGASALGFPAIVSAQAEKIRIGHLTPLTGFLGVIGSYAQLGVKLAAEEINAAGGIMGKQIDLLSEDSINPATAATKAQRMIEQDGAVVLLGEISSASSLTIMQVAERNKKVFFSTGARSDALRGKNCNKYSFHCDIPNTVMVNAVGTALSQKGMVKGKKFFTLTADYIFGHDLLKAAKAFFGTHDATLIGDELIATDVTDFSPYLLKVRQAKPDVVCCNLAGNQVTNLVKQYAEFGFPYPLVGFNLNTGDAWAAGAGNLSGTWPTVWYHTLDNPASKAFVAAFTKKYGKPPENHAWIDYVTLKLLAEAINTTKSTDSGELIGYFEKQAQFDIGKARKAYFRSWDHQLVQEAYPFTVKPKDQMKDQWDMLVLGDAVPVPNEPLESIYPTREQNPCEMKA; translated from the coding sequence ATGACCCGCACCAGCCGACGAACTTTGTTGAAGGGGGGCGCGGCTTTCGCCGGCGCTTCAGCGCTCGGATTTCCCGCGATCGTCAGCGCACAGGCGGAGAAGATCCGGATCGGGCATCTGACGCCGCTCACCGGATTTCTCGGCGTGATCGGCTCTTACGCGCAGCTTGGGGTGAAGCTTGCCGCGGAGGAGATCAATGCGGCCGGCGGCATCATGGGCAAGCAGATCGACCTGTTGTCGGAAGACTCGATCAACCCGGCGACCGCCGCGACCAAGGCGCAGCGCATGATCGAGCAGGATGGCGCGGTCGTGCTGCTCGGCGAGATCTCGTCGGCGTCCTCGCTGACCATCATGCAGGTCGCCGAGCGCAACAAGAAGGTGTTCTTCTCGACCGGCGCACGCTCCGACGCGCTGCGCGGCAAGAATTGCAACAAATACTCGTTCCACTGCGACATCCCGAACACGGTGATGGTCAACGCGGTCGGCACGGCGCTGTCGCAGAAGGGCATGGTGAAGGGCAAAAAATTCTTCACGCTGACTGCCGACTACATCTTCGGTCATGACCTCCTGAAGGCCGCAAAAGCCTTCTTCGGCACGCATGATGCGACGCTGATCGGCGATGAGTTGATCGCGACTGACGTGACCGATTTCAGCCCGTATCTGCTCAAAGTGCGGCAGGCGAAACCCGATGTCGTGTGCTGCAACCTCGCCGGCAACCAGGTCACCAACCTCGTCAAGCAGTATGCGGAGTTCGGCTTCCCCTATCCGCTGGTCGGCTTCAACCTCAACACCGGCGACGCCTGGGCGGCGGGTGCCGGCAATCTCAGCGGCACCTGGCCGACGGTCTGGTATCACACGTTGGACAATCCGGCCTCGAAAGCGTTCGTCGCCGCCTTCACCAAAAAATACGGAAAGCCGCCGGAGAACCACGCCTGGATCGACTACGTCACGCTGAAACTCTTGGCCGAAGCGATCAACACGACGAAATCGACCGACAGCGGCGAGCTGATCGGCTATTTCGAGAAGCAGGCGCAGTTCGACATTGGCAAGGCGCGAAAGGCCTATTTCCGCTCCTGGGATCACCAGCTCGTGCAGGAGGCCTATCCCTTCACAGTGAAGCCAAAAGACCAGATGAAGGACCAATGGGACATGCTGGTGCTCGGTGACGCCGTGCCCGTTCCGAACGAACCGCTGGAGTCGATCTATCCGACGAGGGAACAGAACCCCTGCGAGATGAAGGCCTGA
- a CDS encoding branched-chain amino acid ABC transporter permease, with protein sequence MQFAFLLEQVVNGLVLGGYYLLIALGLSLIFSVGGIVNLAHGAFYALGAYVFVEIVRYTGFGAAVIVSPIAVALLGILFERFILRRFYTADPILSLLVTFGLAMVAEQAIRMIWGAAPVSAEIPQSLRGSIFVGDFLFSRYRLLILAVVAAVLVGVWLLLHKTSFGRVVRAGIQRPDMVAALGIRLQPYMTAIVMLGVGMAALGGAFFAPITTVHPAMGADIMTVAFVVVVIGGLGSFWGVIIAALLVGVIRGIAIHFEPAAGEASIYILMFLVLLVRPRGLLGERIEKFE encoded by the coding sequence ATGCAATTCGCGTTCTTGCTGGAACAGGTGGTGAATGGCCTCGTGCTCGGCGGCTATTACCTCCTCATCGCGCTCGGGCTGTCGCTGATCTTCTCGGTCGGCGGCATCGTCAACCTCGCGCATGGCGCCTTCTACGCGCTCGGGGCCTATGTCTTCGTCGAGATCGTCCGCTATACGGGCTTTGGTGCTGCGGTCATCGTCTCGCCGATCGCGGTCGCCCTGCTCGGCATCCTCTTTGAGCGCTTCATCCTGCGCCGCTTCTACACCGCCGATCCGATTTTGAGCCTGCTCGTCACTTTCGGGCTGGCAATGGTCGCAGAACAAGCGATCCGCATGATCTGGGGCGCGGCGCCGGTGTCGGCCGAGATCCCGCAAAGTTTGCGCGGCTCGATCTTCGTCGGCGATTTCCTGTTCTCGCGCTATCGCCTGCTGATCCTGGCGGTCGTCGCCGCCGTGCTGGTCGGGGTCTGGCTGCTGCTGCACAAGACCTCATTCGGACGCGTGGTGCGCGCCGGCATCCAGCGGCCCGACATGGTCGCAGCACTCGGCATCCGCCTGCAGCCCTACATGACCGCGATCGTGATGCTCGGTGTCGGCATGGCCGCGCTCGGCGGCGCGTTCTTCGCACCGATCACGACGGTGCACCCCGCGATGGGCGCCGACATCATGACGGTCGCCTTCGTCGTCGTCGTGATCGGCGGGCTCGGCAGCTTTTGGGGCGTGATCATCGCCGCGCTCCTCGTCGGCGTCATCAGAGGCATTGCCATCCATTTCGAGCCGGCGGCCGGCGAAGCCTCGATCTACATTTTGATGTTTCTGGTGCTGCTGGTGCGCCCGCGCGGCCTGCTCGGCGAACGCATCGAGAAATTTGAATGA
- a CDS encoding branched-chain amino acid ABC transporter ATP-binding protein/permease, translating into MKRASAIDKLKPLLIAAAAVIALPFVLRALGLSLNTGTWVVGLAIATMGLNLCIGYTGLVSFGHSTWFGVGAYAAGLIQLRYFPGQIWLPLLLSTVVVAASSTVIGMLILRRRGVYFSLLTLALAALVYTTAFRWTSLTGGEDGLGGLKRGHVGPFDLDNALAYYVVVAVIALAVLYVLLRLVRAPFGHVLVAIRENQLRATFQGYPVERYKLAVFVISAVVTGIAGALIGFLNYLVSAEAVSVPFAGELLAMVVIGGMRSMLGPALGALFFILFRELFSIWTSNWLFWFGITFVAFVMYSPNGLVGIGALVMRRFRPAPEETAAMSRRKIYEGLPLPAFLRPKALTGTVLEVSGVSKKFGGIRAVHDASITVGAGEIHALIGPNGAGKTTLFNLVSGLYPPDQGTIRLNGKSIAGVPSDLICHQGLARSFQITNLFRGLTIYENLRLSLQARRAMRFNIWNDIDAYSEIHAETAELVKFLGLEGIEEIEGGELSYGGQRLVDLGIALGSKPQVLLLDEPLAGLAAAERERVSNLVKNIAANIPVLIVEHDIDRVLGFSQTVTVMNQGEVLMSDCPKAVRSDIRVQEIYTGKGIPAVEHQRSAEQAATAAEVLRFEHVNTFYGKSHILNDASLDVRDGEIVALLGRNGAGKSTLLKTIAGLVPAQSGQIDYRGTNIAQLAAPDIARRGIGYVPQGRGLFAGMTVRENLALGRLARKTDGSDGVVWDEERILNTFPRLKERMNVAADYLSGGEQQMVAVARAMSGNVRLLLLDEPFEGLAPAVTLELFKVFDQLRRHMSIVIVEHNLDLVLALADRVFALERGAVFHQGPAAPLLTDLNYRKQILWL; encoded by the coding sequence ATGAAACGCGCCTCCGCTATCGACAAGCTCAAGCCGCTGCTGATCGCGGCGGCAGCGGTGATCGCCCTGCCCTTCGTGCTGCGCGCGCTCGGCTTGTCCTTGAACACCGGGACCTGGGTGGTCGGGCTTGCGATCGCAACCATGGGGCTCAATCTCTGCATTGGCTATACCGGCCTCGTCTCCTTCGGCCACAGCACCTGGTTCGGCGTCGGCGCCTATGCGGCGGGCTTGATCCAGCTCCGCTATTTTCCGGGCCAAATCTGGCTGCCGCTGCTGCTCTCGACCGTCGTGGTCGCGGCGAGCTCGACCGTGATCGGCATGCTGATCCTGCGCCGTCGCGGCGTCTATTTTTCGCTGCTGACGCTGGCGCTGGCCGCGCTCGTCTACACCACCGCGTTCCGCTGGACGAGCCTGACCGGCGGCGAAGACGGCCTCGGCGGGTTGAAGCGCGGCCATGTCGGACCGTTCGATCTGGACAATGCGCTCGCCTACTACGTCGTCGTCGCGGTGATCGCGCTCGCCGTGCTCTATGTGCTGCTGCGGCTGGTGCGCGCGCCGTTCGGCCATGTGCTGGTCGCGATCCGCGAGAACCAGCTCCGCGCGACGTTTCAGGGCTATCCGGTCGAGCGCTACAAGCTCGCGGTGTTCGTGATCTCGGCGGTCGTGACCGGGATCGCCGGCGCGCTGATCGGCTTCCTCAACTATCTGGTCTCGGCCGAGGCCGTCTCGGTGCCGTTCGCCGGCGAGCTGCTCGCGATGGTCGTGATCGGCGGCATGCGCAGCATGCTGGGGCCCGCGCTGGGGGCGCTGTTCTTCATCCTGTTCCGCGAGCTGTTCTCGATCTGGACGTCGAACTGGCTGTTCTGGTTCGGAATCACCTTTGTTGCCTTCGTGATGTACTCGCCAAATGGGCTCGTCGGCATCGGCGCGCTGGTCATGCGCCGCTTCCGCCCTGCGCCGGAAGAAACGGCGGCCATGAGCCGGCGCAAGATCTATGAGGGCCTGCCGTTGCCTGCCTTCCTGCGGCCGAAGGCGCTGACGGGCACCGTGCTCGAGGTCAGCGGCGTCTCAAAAAAGTTCGGCGGCATCCGCGCCGTGCACGATGCGAGCATCACGGTCGGTGCAGGCGAGATCCACGCGCTGATCGGGCCGAACGGCGCCGGCAAGACCACGCTGTTCAACCTCGTCTCCGGCCTCTACCCGCCCGACCAGGGCACGATCCGCCTCAACGGCAAGAGCATTGCGGGCGTGCCGTCGGACCTGATCTGCCACCAGGGGCTGGCGCGCTCGTTCCAGATCACCAACCTGTTTCGCGGGCTTACCATCTACGAGAATTTGCGGCTGTCGCTGCAGGCGCGCCGGGCGATGCGCTTCAACATCTGGAACGATATCGACGCCTATAGCGAGATCCACGCCGAGACCGCCGAACTGGTCAAATTCCTTGGCCTCGAAGGCATCGAGGAGATCGAGGGCGGCGAGCTGTCCTATGGCGGGCAGCGGCTGGTCGATCTCGGCATTGCGCTCGGCTCGAAACCGCAGGTGTTGCTGCTCGACGAACCGCTCGCGGGGCTGGCTGCTGCCGAGCGCGAGCGCGTCTCCAACCTCGTCAAGAACATCGCGGCCAATATTCCGGTACTGATCGTCGAGCACGACATCGACCGCGTGCTCGGCTTCTCGCAAACCGTCACCGTGATGAACCAGGGCGAGGTGCTGATGTCGGACTGCCCGAAGGCGGTGCGATCAGACATCCGCGTGCAGGAGATCTATACCGGCAAGGGCATCCCCGCTGTCGAGCATCAGCGCAGCGCGGAGCAGGCGGCGACGGCTGCCGAGGTCTTGCGCTTCGAGCACGTCAACACCTTCTACGGCAAAAGCCACATCCTCAACGACGCCTCGCTCGACGTCCGCGACGGCGAGATCGTCGCGCTGCTCGGCCGCAACGGCGCCGGCAAGTCGACGCTCCTCAAGACGATTGCCGGCCTGGTGCCTGCGCAATCGGGCCAGATCGACTATCGCGGCACGAACATCGCGCAGCTCGCAGCGCCGGATATCGCGCGCCGCGGCATCGGCTATGTGCCGCAGGGCCGCGGCCTGTTCGCGGGCATGACGGTGCGGGAGAACCTCGCGCTCGGCCGGCTCGCCCGCAAGACCGACGGCAGCGACGGCGTGGTCTGGGACGAGGAGCGCATCCTCAACACCTTTCCGCGGCTGAAGGAGCGCATGAACGTCGCGGCCGATTATCTCTCCGGCGGCGAGCAGCAGATGGTTGCGGTCGCGCGTGCGATGTCGGGCAATGTCCGCCTGCTGCTGCTCGACGAGCCGTTTGAGGGCCTCGCGCCGGCCGTGACGCTCGAGCTGTTCAAAGTGTTCGACCAGCTCCGGCGGCACATGTCGATCGTGATCGTCGAGCACAATCTCGACCTCGTGCTCGCGCTTGCCGACCGCGTCTTCGCGCTGGAGCGCGGCGCGGTGTTCCACCAGGGCCCAGCCGCGCCGCTGCTCACCGACCTCAACTACCGCAAGCAGATCCTCTGGCTGTAG
- a CDS encoding HGGxSTG domain-containing protein, whose product MTRSGGACCAPATHGKTRCRMHGGAEGSGAPKGNRNARKHGLFTKRGRAEQRQIRDLLGEARRLLRELK is encoded by the coding sequence ATGACCCGTAGCGGCGGCGCGTGCTGCGCACCGGCCACGCACGGCAAGACGCGCTGCCGGATGCACGGCGGCGCCGAGGGATCGGGAGCGCCGAAGGGAAACCGGAATGCAAGGAAGCACGGGCTGTTCACGAAGCGCGGCCGCGCGGAGCAAAGGCAGATCCGGGACTTGCTGGGAGAGGCGCGGAGGTTGCTGCGGGAGTTGAAGTGA